From the Halomonas sp. MCCC 1A13316 genome, the window CGGTCGATATCGGCTGGTCCAGTAGTGACTGTCGGGCACTCGATGCCTGATGCGCTTCAACTTGAAGCTGTGTCAATAAGTACAACAAGTGGAGATAGAAGATGAAACGCGATCACAAGCAAGCAGGGAAACCGGTTCTCAAGCTGATCACATGTGCCGTGGCGGGAGCATCGGCCCTGGGCCTGGCAAGCGTGGCGCAGGCGCAGCAGACACTGAATATCGTCTCCTGGGGCGGTGCCTATACCATGAGCCAGCAACAGGCTTACCACGAGCCGTGGATGGAGCAGACCGGCGACGAGATCATCAACCTCGACCGCAGCGGCAACGCCCTGGCCGGCCTGCGCGCACAATCGCAGGCGGGCAACGTGACCTGGGACCTGGTCGACATGCTGCCGGCCGATGCCATGATTGCTTGTGCCGAGGGCCTGATTGAGCCGCTGAATCACGATGAACTGCTGGCGGATGCGCCGGACGGCACGCCGCCGAGCGAGGACTTCGTCGACGGCGCCTTGGGCGAGTGCTTCGTGGCCTCGATCGTCTATTCCAACATCGTCGCCTTCAACTCCGAGATGTTCCCCGAGGACAAACAGCCCAGCACCATCGCCGATGTCTTCGACCTGGAGAACTTCCCCGGCAAGCGCACCCTGCTGCGCAAGCCGATCAACAACCTCGAGTGGGCGTTGGTCGCTGACGGCGTGGCGCCTGAAGACGTCTACGACGTGCTCGAGACGGAGGAGGGCATCCAGCGCGCCTTTGCCAAGCTCGACACGATCAAGGACGAGGTCATCTGGTGGGAGGAGGGCGCTCAGCCGCCGCAGTTGCTCGCCGATCAGGAAGTAGCCTTCGGCTCCGCTTACAACGGCCGTATCTTCAATGCCATGGTTACCGAGGACCAACCCTTCGAGATCATCTGGGATGCACAGGTATTCGAGCTGGATGGCTGGGTGGTCCCGACCGGCAAGCTCGACAAAGTGAAGGACTACCTCCACTTCGCCACCGACACGCAGCGGCTCGCCGACCAGGCCCAGTACATCTCCTACGGCCCGGCGCGCTACTCCTCCTCGGACCTGGTTTCGGTCCACGCCGAGGCGGGTATCGACATGATGCCGCACATGCCGACATTCCCGCCCAACTTTGCGACTGCCATCCAGAAGGACGACGAATTCTGGGCCGACTACAACGACGAACTGACCCAGCGCTTCGACGCCTGGCTGGCCCAGTAAGACCCGCCGTCGCCCGGGAGTTCCCGGGCGACGGCCTTCGTCATCGCGTTTTCCAATCGCTTCCTTTGCTAGATGGAGAGGTCTGAGTGTCCCAATCGCCCTCTGTACCCCTGACCACCGCGGATGGCGTGCCGCTCAAGACCAGCCTGCGGCGCGCCGTGCGGCGCTCGAAGGTCAAGGCCTTCCTGCTGGTATCGCCGTTGCTGCTGTTCCTGGGCATTGCCTTCGTCATGCCGATCGTCGAAATGCTATGGCGCAGCGTCGACAACCCCGAAGTCTCCACTCAGCTGTCGCGCACCGTCGCTGCCCTGGAAGGTTGGGACGGCGAGTCGCTGCCCGGCGAACCTGTATTTGCCGCTCTTGCCGAGGATCTGCGTGAGGGGCAGGAAGCGCGCAACCTGGGGCTGTTGTCGAGCCGGCTCAACT encodes:
- a CDS encoding extracellular solute-binding protein — translated: MKRDHKQAGKPVLKLITCAVAGASALGLASVAQAQQTLNIVSWGGAYTMSQQQAYHEPWMEQTGDEIINLDRSGNALAGLRAQSQAGNVTWDLVDMLPADAMIACAEGLIEPLNHDELLADAPDGTPPSEDFVDGALGECFVASIVYSNIVAFNSEMFPEDKQPSTIADVFDLENFPGKRTLLRKPINNLEWALVADGVAPEDVYDVLETEEGIQRAFAKLDTIKDEVIWWEEGAQPPQLLADQEVAFGSAYNGRIFNAMVTEDQPFEIIWDAQVFELDGWVVPTGKLDKVKDYLHFATDTQRLADQAQYISYGPARYSSSDLVSVHAEAGIDMMPHMPTFPPNFATAIQKDDEFWADYNDELTQRFDAWLAQ